The proteins below are encoded in one region of Cololabis saira isolate AMF1-May2022 chromosome 13, fColSai1.1, whole genome shotgun sequence:
- the gatad2ab gene encoding GATA zinc finger domain containing 2Ab isoform X1 — translation MSEEAVRQTRSQKRALERDNESPDSSPEDMDNKRVKLETSDTAGAPLDQEGPGAEGVRLKSEQAAKVAANILKAGEVKATIKLEVQTGDEPVDMSTSKSEIKKEQQQPPSPDDVIVLSDNEPSSPLMNGHCFTKTDTEKLMKSSPEERERIIKQLKEELRLQEAKLVLLKKLRQSQIQKESTVSKSTGSVATPPPLVRGSLTSSKGTLQVTGRSSGTVIPPPLVRGGQHVPSKHNSQIIMPPLVRGAQPIAVTPQQIASLRQQQHQHSGSGPPPLLLAPRASVPNVQGQGQRIIQQGLIRVANVANSNVMVNIPQVSRASPTSLKSSSASPNSSINDSPASRQAAAKLALRKQLEKTLLEIPPPKPPAPEFNFLPSAANNEFIYLLGLEEVVQKLLEMHGRGNLGPAAGLASSISKEPYSCAQCKTDFTSRWRKEKAGTILCDQCMSSNQKKALKAEHTNRLKAAFVKALQQEQEIEQRILQQAASSSSSASPGSKAISSSSPSLSKSEMLVSQHYKQVRAPMHHRSVGAHHSAIKQSQLSHSIQSAVSSRGVAHSFTSSQLQNAVTAAALSSRPDKHGAARSLHQGGKVSAGSSNQGNMVAWRKQGSGNAGVTMAYVNPSLSAHKTSSAVERQREYLLDMIPSRSISQAANTWK, via the exons ATGTCAGAGGAGGCAGTGCGTCAAACGCGCAGCCAGAAGCGGGCTCTGGAGAGGGACAATGAATCTCCTGACAGTTCCCCGGAGGACATGGACAACAAACGGGTTAAGCTTGAGACAAGTGATACAGCCGGGGCCCCGTTGGACCAGGAGGGACCTGGAGCTGAGGGCGTCAGGTTgaagagtgagcaggctgctaaGGTAGCAGCAAACATCCTAAAAGCTGGTGAAGTGAAGGCTACCATCAAGCTGGAGGTGCAAACTGGAGATGAACCTGTCGACATGAGCACATCTAAAAG TGAAATTaagaaggagcagcagcagccacctTCGCCAGATGATGTGATTGTGCTATCGGACAATGAGCCATCCAGTCCTCTCATGAATGGCCACTGTTTTACAAAGACTGACACAGAAAAACTCATG AAAAGTTCACCTGAAGAAAGGGAGCGCATCATCAAACAGCTGAAGGAGGAGCTTAGACTCCAAGAAGCCAAACTGGTTCTCCTGAAGAAACTACGACAGAGCCAGATCCAGAAGGAGAGCACTGTATCGAAG TCAACTGGCTCTGTAGCTACTCCTCCTCCTTTGGTGAGAGGGAGCTTGACATCAAGTAAAGGAACCCTTCAG GTGACTGGCCGTAGCTCAGGAACAGTGATCCCCCCTCCCTTAGTGAGGGGAGGACAACATGTTCCATCCAAACACAACTCTCAGATCATCATGCCACCTCTGGTCAGAGGCGCCCAG CCTATTGCAGTGACTCCCCAACAGATAGCCAGTCTGCGCCAGCAACAGCACCAGCACAGCGGGTCGGGCCCTCCCCCACTCTTACTCGCTCCCAGGGCCTCTGTGCCCAACGTCCAGGGCCAGGGCCAGAGGATCATTCAGCAGGGCCTGATCCGGGTGGCTAACGTAGCCAACAGCAATGTCATGGTCAACATCCCTCAGGTGAGCAGA GCTTCTCCAACAAGCCTAAAAAGCTCTTCAGCTTCCCCCAACTCTAGTATCAACGACTCTCCAGCCAGCAGGCAGGCAGCTGCTAAACTGGCGCTGCGTAAACAGCTGGAGAAGACACTGCTGGAGATTCCTCCACCCAAACCTCCCGCGCCTGAGTTTAACTTCCTGCCTTCTGCCGCTAATAATGAGTTCATCTACTTGTTGGGTTTGGAGGAGGTGGTGCAAAAACTTTTGGAGATGCATGGCAGGG GTAATCTGGGCCCAGCTGCTGGATTGGCCAGCTCCATTTCCAAAGAGCCATATTCCTGTGCCCAATGCAAGACAGACTTCACCTCCCGCTGGAGAAAGGAGAAGGCTGGGACCATCCTCTGTGACCAATGCATGTcgtccaatcagaagaaggcccTGAAGGCAGAGCACACCAACCGCCTGAAGGCAGCCTTCGTTAAGGCCCTCCAGCAGGAGCAGGAGATCGAGCAGCGTATCCTCCAACAGgccgcctcctcttcctcctcggcCTCCCCTGGCTCCAAAGCCATTTCTTCGTCCTCTCCGTCATTGTCCAAGAGTGAGATGCTGGTGTCTCAGCATTACAAGCAAGTCCGGGCTCCTATGCACCACAGATCTGTGGGCGCACACCACTCTGCCATCAAGCAG AGTCAGCTGTCACACAGCATCCAGTCTGCAGTGAGCTCCCGTGGTGTGGCACACTCTTTCACATCCTCTCAGCTGCAGAATGCAGTGACAGCAGCTGCGCTGAGCAGTAGGCCGGATAAGCATGGTGCAGCCCGCTCATTGCACCAGGGGGGAAAGGTCAGCGCCGGCAGCAGCAACCAGGGAAACATGGTGGCCTGGAGGAAGCAGGGCAGCGGAAATGCAG GTGTGACCATGGCCTATGTGAACCCCAGCTTGTCTGCTCACAAGACCTCCTCTGCTGTTGAGCGTCAGCGGGAATATCTGCTGGACATGATTCCCTCCCGTTCGATCTCCCAGGCTGCAAACACATGGAAATAA
- the gatad2ab gene encoding GATA zinc finger domain containing 2Ab isoform X2 yields MSEEAVRQTRSQKRALERDNESPDSSPEDMDNKRVKLETSDTAGAPLDQEGPGAEGVRLKSEQAAKVAANILKAGEVKATIKLEVQTGDEPVDMSTSKSEIKKEQQQPPSPDDVIVLSDNEPSSPLMNGHCFTKTDTEKLMKSSPEERERIIKQLKEELRLQEAKLVLLKKLRQSQIQKESTVSKSTGSVATPPPLVRGSLTSSKGTLQVTGRSSGTVIPPPLVRGGQHVPSKHNSQIIMPPLVRGAQPIAVTPQQIASLRQQQHQHSGSGPPPLLLAPRASVPNVQGQGQRIIQQGLIRVANVANSNVMVNIPQASPTSLKSSSASPNSSINDSPASRQAAAKLALRKQLEKTLLEIPPPKPPAPEFNFLPSAANNEFIYLLGLEEVVQKLLEMHGRGNLGPAAGLASSISKEPYSCAQCKTDFTSRWRKEKAGTILCDQCMSSNQKKALKAEHTNRLKAAFVKALQQEQEIEQRILQQAASSSSSASPGSKAISSSSPSLSKSEMLVSQHYKQVRAPMHHRSVGAHHSAIKQSQLSHSIQSAVSSRGVAHSFTSSQLQNAVTAAALSSRPDKHGAARSLHQGGKVSAGSSNQGNMVAWRKQGSGNAGVTMAYVNPSLSAHKTSSAVERQREYLLDMIPSRSISQAANTWK; encoded by the exons ATGTCAGAGGAGGCAGTGCGTCAAACGCGCAGCCAGAAGCGGGCTCTGGAGAGGGACAATGAATCTCCTGACAGTTCCCCGGAGGACATGGACAACAAACGGGTTAAGCTTGAGACAAGTGATACAGCCGGGGCCCCGTTGGACCAGGAGGGACCTGGAGCTGAGGGCGTCAGGTTgaagagtgagcaggctgctaaGGTAGCAGCAAACATCCTAAAAGCTGGTGAAGTGAAGGCTACCATCAAGCTGGAGGTGCAAACTGGAGATGAACCTGTCGACATGAGCACATCTAAAAG TGAAATTaagaaggagcagcagcagccacctTCGCCAGATGATGTGATTGTGCTATCGGACAATGAGCCATCCAGTCCTCTCATGAATGGCCACTGTTTTACAAAGACTGACACAGAAAAACTCATG AAAAGTTCACCTGAAGAAAGGGAGCGCATCATCAAACAGCTGAAGGAGGAGCTTAGACTCCAAGAAGCCAAACTGGTTCTCCTGAAGAAACTACGACAGAGCCAGATCCAGAAGGAGAGCACTGTATCGAAG TCAACTGGCTCTGTAGCTACTCCTCCTCCTTTGGTGAGAGGGAGCTTGACATCAAGTAAAGGAACCCTTCAG GTGACTGGCCGTAGCTCAGGAACAGTGATCCCCCCTCCCTTAGTGAGGGGAGGACAACATGTTCCATCCAAACACAACTCTCAGATCATCATGCCACCTCTGGTCAGAGGCGCCCAG CCTATTGCAGTGACTCCCCAACAGATAGCCAGTCTGCGCCAGCAACAGCACCAGCACAGCGGGTCGGGCCCTCCCCCACTCTTACTCGCTCCCAGGGCCTCTGTGCCCAACGTCCAGGGCCAGGGCCAGAGGATCATTCAGCAGGGCCTGATCCGGGTGGCTAACGTAGCCAACAGCAATGTCATGGTCAACATCCCTCAG GCTTCTCCAACAAGCCTAAAAAGCTCTTCAGCTTCCCCCAACTCTAGTATCAACGACTCTCCAGCCAGCAGGCAGGCAGCTGCTAAACTGGCGCTGCGTAAACAGCTGGAGAAGACACTGCTGGAGATTCCTCCACCCAAACCTCCCGCGCCTGAGTTTAACTTCCTGCCTTCTGCCGCTAATAATGAGTTCATCTACTTGTTGGGTTTGGAGGAGGTGGTGCAAAAACTTTTGGAGATGCATGGCAGGG GTAATCTGGGCCCAGCTGCTGGATTGGCCAGCTCCATTTCCAAAGAGCCATATTCCTGTGCCCAATGCAAGACAGACTTCACCTCCCGCTGGAGAAAGGAGAAGGCTGGGACCATCCTCTGTGACCAATGCATGTcgtccaatcagaagaaggcccTGAAGGCAGAGCACACCAACCGCCTGAAGGCAGCCTTCGTTAAGGCCCTCCAGCAGGAGCAGGAGATCGAGCAGCGTATCCTCCAACAGgccgcctcctcttcctcctcggcCTCCCCTGGCTCCAAAGCCATTTCTTCGTCCTCTCCGTCATTGTCCAAGAGTGAGATGCTGGTGTCTCAGCATTACAAGCAAGTCCGGGCTCCTATGCACCACAGATCTGTGGGCGCACACCACTCTGCCATCAAGCAG AGTCAGCTGTCACACAGCATCCAGTCTGCAGTGAGCTCCCGTGGTGTGGCACACTCTTTCACATCCTCTCAGCTGCAGAATGCAGTGACAGCAGCTGCGCTGAGCAGTAGGCCGGATAAGCATGGTGCAGCCCGCTCATTGCACCAGGGGGGAAAGGTCAGCGCCGGCAGCAGCAACCAGGGAAACATGGTGGCCTGGAGGAAGCAGGGCAGCGGAAATGCAG GTGTGACCATGGCCTATGTGAACCCCAGCTTGTCTGCTCACAAGACCTCCTCTGCTGTTGAGCGTCAGCGGGAATATCTGCTGGACATGATTCCCTCCCGTTCGATCTCCCAGGCTGCAAACACATGGAAATAA